In one Corallococcus sp. EGB genomic region, the following are encoded:
- a CDS encoding glutathione S-transferase: MSDAKFELYYWPGIPGRGEFVRLVLEEAGVDWVDVGLQPESQGGGAKAVSAMIGKGPVPAYAPPVLKVGDVVFSQAANICSYLGERFGLVPADEASRLHARQFQLTVADAVAEAHDTHHPLAVMKYYDEQKDAAKHRAEDFHTQRIPKFLGYFERVLKANTQGGGKYLLGRDFSYPELALYQLVEGLLYAFPNAMRRIAPEVPGVMALRQRIAERPRIAAYKKSPRAQPFNKQGIFRHYPELDDPNATK; the protein is encoded by the coding sequence ATGAGCGACGCGAAGTTCGAGCTGTACTACTGGCCCGGCATCCCCGGCCGCGGCGAGTTCGTGCGACTGGTGCTGGAGGAGGCGGGCGTGGACTGGGTGGACGTGGGCCTCCAGCCCGAATCCCAGGGCGGCGGAGCCAAGGCCGTATCCGCCATGATCGGCAAGGGCCCCGTGCCCGCGTACGCCCCGCCCGTGCTCAAGGTGGGCGACGTCGTCTTCTCCCAGGCCGCGAACATCTGTTCGTACCTGGGGGAGCGCTTCGGCCTGGTCCCCGCGGACGAGGCATCGCGCCTCCACGCCCGTCAATTCCAGCTCACCGTCGCGGACGCGGTCGCGGAAGCGCATGACACGCATCACCCGCTCGCCGTGATGAAGTACTACGACGAGCAGAAGGACGCCGCGAAGCACCGCGCCGAGGACTTCCACACCCAGCGCATCCCGAAGTTCCTGGGCTACTTCGAGCGCGTCTTGAAGGCGAACACGCAGGGCGGTGGCAAGTACCTCCTGGGGCGCGACTTCTCCTATCCGGAGCTGGCGCTGTACCAGTTGGTGGAAGGCCTGCTGTATGCCTTTCCCAATGCCATGCGCCGCATCGCCCCTGAGGTCCCTGGCGTGATGGCCCTGCGCCAGCGCATCGCGGAGCGCCCCCGCATCGCCGCGTACAAGAAGTCCCCCCGCGCGCAGCCCTTCAACAAGCAGGGCATCTTCCGCCACTACCCGGAGCTCGACGACCCGAACG